From one Acidobacteriota bacterium genomic stretch:
- a CDS encoding TonB-dependent receptor, with amino-acid sequence MSGRSQTVNATLRGTVMDATGSVVTKAQVELYEPLTGQKVRAATSNDNGDFELNELKPGTYELRCSAQGFKQFVAQNIILDSGQVRRVNPSLALGATTEEVTVSAGAAVISTESSTLAGLFTAKQHDDSPQVTIYPSTYAMLTTLSGVQGGTGSPIANGQTQQQQSQTFDGIANDLQGNQSNNANFFEQVSASLFNAPAESAVPVQINLVTKRGTNKFHGSASYRIYDSVFNARGYFTTVKSPYLQHEWNLEGGGYIWRDRTFFYGQWFAQKIPLGYQALANVPTMAMRSGVFATPIIDPQTGQPFPNNTIPASRISPVAKAFQDNYIPAPNNGLATAQANNYAFQFPFNTDLYRGDWPMARIDHQLTKNNTFFVRWLMRQTPYVLNNGLPILVWTRNRRHQQWAAGDTHLFTQQLVNEFRFGYSTDYMIDGQTNAGQTPPDGAQVLAKTGLQGSNPSNSKGQGFPSISFGGSGFTALTNVAGGTKANNHITTFADTLTWQKGRHVVKFGGSAVHFSNFYGFVNDYGTFSFNGSITKPSTGATPASAYADFLLGLPQTSQRTNPLSGRTQTLNEYGLFAQDSFKISPKLNIDYGLRWDIYGTPSAADHLMYNFDPTTGNVVVDPGGISKVSQFYPKTITVQSGNVRALVDKGNVAPRVGAAYQVTSHSVIRGGYGLYISRLGASNAFNNFLPINPQLGSTGPFSISEVYNNNTNGCLFSFPNPYPSCAGATPPSQSILGYPRQASHGHIHQFSATYEIELHNTGFRVSYVGSRSTGLNYSVNINKPQPSTTTWTASRNPYPQFVSATLVRYDGNANYNGLQFDVRRRVGSFTFTANYSLSSSQANFLDTENPYNVLSRYANDGLTRRHYSSGTLTYALPFGHGKRYLNGAGGMTDRVVGGWSTNVITYLASGTWFSPSFTGSDPSGTNTLTGLPDLVGDPNNISGGKSKTNWFNQAAFAIPQKGNFGNALPFSLQGQNLYQTHVSIIKSTPITERVKFNFVTQISNLFNHAQFVNPSGSISSATGNQFTSQIGTFGGYEVATPRSITFQGAFVF; translated from the coding sequence GTGTCAGGAAGATCCCAGACTGTAAACGCAACCTTGCGCGGCACCGTGATGGATGCGACCGGCAGCGTCGTCACGAAAGCTCAGGTCGAACTCTACGAGCCCTTGACCGGCCAGAAAGTACGCGCGGCGACCTCAAACGACAATGGCGACTTTGAGCTCAACGAATTGAAGCCCGGCACCTATGAGCTTCGTTGCAGCGCTCAGGGCTTCAAGCAGTTTGTGGCGCAGAACATCATCCTCGACAGCGGACAGGTACGCCGCGTAAACCCATCGCTCGCTCTCGGCGCGACGACGGAAGAGGTCACCGTCTCGGCGGGAGCCGCTGTCATCTCGACGGAATCGTCGACGCTGGCTGGCTTGTTTACGGCGAAGCAGCATGACGATTCGCCGCAGGTCACCATCTATCCATCGACCTACGCCATGTTGACGACGCTCTCCGGCGTGCAGGGCGGCACGGGGTCGCCGATCGCAAATGGCCAGACACAGCAGCAGCAGTCGCAGACCTTCGACGGCATCGCCAACGACCTTCAGGGCAACCAGAGCAACAACGCCAACTTCTTCGAGCAGGTCTCGGCTTCGCTCTTCAATGCTCCGGCCGAGAGCGCCGTTCCCGTACAGATCAACCTGGTGACCAAGCGCGGCACCAACAAGTTCCACGGTAGCGCCAGCTATCGCATCTACGATTCCGTCTTCAACGCGCGCGGCTACTTCACCACCGTTAAATCCCCATACCTGCAGCACGAATGGAACCTTGAGGGCGGAGGCTACATCTGGCGCGACCGCACCTTCTTCTACGGCCAGTGGTTCGCCCAGAAGATTCCGCTGGGCTACCAGGCGCTGGCAAACGTTCCCACAATGGCGATGCGCTCCGGTGTCTTTGCAACACCCATCATCGATCCGCAGACCGGCCAGCCCTTCCCCAATAACACCATTCCGGCCTCACGCATCAGCCCGGTAGCCAAGGCCTTTCAGGACAACTACATTCCCGCCCCGAACAACGGCCTGGCGACAGCTCAGGCCAACAACTACGCCTTCCAGTTCCCCTTCAACACCGATCTCTATCGCGGCGACTGGCCGATGGCCCGCATCGACCATCAGTTGACCAAAAACAACACCTTCTTTGTGCGCTGGCTGATGCGTCAGACGCCTTATGTGCTGAACAACGGCCTTCCCATCCTGGTGTGGACCCGCAACCGGCGGCATCAGCAGTGGGCCGCTGGCGACACGCATCTGTTCACGCAACAGCTGGTGAATGAGTTCCGCTTCGGCTACTCCACCGACTACATGATCGACGGCCAGACCAACGCCGGGCAAACGCCTCCCGACGGCGCACAGGTGCTGGCCAAAACCGGTCTGCAGGGATCGAACCCCAGCAACAGCAAGGGACAGGGGTTCCCCAGTATCTCCTTTGGCGGTTCTGGTTTCACTGCTTTGACGAACGTCGCCGGAGGCACCAAAGCGAACAACCATATAACGACATTCGCCGATACGCTCACCTGGCAAAAGGGCCGCCATGTTGTGAAGTTCGGAGGCTCGGCGGTCCACTTCAGCAACTTCTACGGCTTCGTCAATGACTACGGCACGTTCAGCTTCAACGGCTCTATTACGAAACCAAGCACTGGTGCCACCCCCGCATCGGCCTACGCTGACTTTCTGCTCGGTCTTCCACAAACGAGCCAGCGCACCAATCCGCTCAGCGGCCGTACACAAACTCTGAACGAATACGGCCTGTTCGCACAGGACTCATTCAAGATCTCGCCGAAGCTGAACATCGATTACGGCCTGCGCTGGGACATCTACGGTACACCCTCCGCAGCCGACCACCTGATGTACAACTTCGACCCGACGACAGGAAACGTCGTCGTCGATCCAGGCGGAATCTCGAAGGTGAGCCAGTTCTATCCCAAGACGATCACGGTCCAGTCCGGCAACGTGCGCGCTCTGGTCGATAAAGGCAACGTCGCTCCGCGTGTAGGTGCGGCCTATCAGGTAACGAGCCATTCCGTCATACGTGGAGGCTACGGTCTCTATATCTCGCGTCTGGGAGCTTCCAACGCATTCAACAACTTCCTCCCGATCAATCCTCAGCTTGGGTCAACCGGACCCTTCTCGATCAGTGAGGTCTACAACAACAACACCAATGGCTGCTTGTTTTCCTTCCCGAACCCTTATCCTTCCTGCGCCGGCGCGACGCCTCCCAGCCAGAGCATCCTGGGCTATCCGCGTCAGGCCAGCCACGGTCATATTCACCAGTTCAGCGCGACCTACGAGATCGAGCTGCACAACACCGGCTTCCGCGTCTCGTATGTCGGCTCCAGGAGCACGGGGCTGAACTATTCGGTGAACATCAACAAACCTCAGCCGAGCACAACGACTTGGACGGCATCGCGCAACCCCTATCCGCAATTCGTATCGGCGACGCTGGTCCGCTACGACGGCAACGCCAATTACAACGGTCTGCAGTTCGATGTTCGTCGCCGCGTCGGCTCGTTTACCTTCACGGCCAACTATTCCCTGTCGAGCAGCCAGGCAAATTTCCTGGACACGGAGAACCCGTACAATGTGCTGTCCCGTTATGCGAACGATGGCCTGACGCGACGGCACTACAGCTCGGGCACACTGACCTATGCGCTCCCGTTCGGCCACGGCAAACGGTATCTGAACGGAGCCGGAGGGATGACGGACCGTGTCGTGGGCGGCTGGTCGACCAATGTAATCACCTATCTGGCGTCGGGCACCTGGTTTTCGCCATCGTTTACCGGTTCCGACCCCTCAGGCACCAACACTCTGACTGGCCTGCCGGATCTGGTCGGCGATCCGAACAACATCTCCGGTGGCAAGTCGAAGACGAACTGGTTCAATCAGGCCGCCTTCGCTATTCCGCAGAAGGGAAACTTTGGCAATGCGCTGCCGTTCAGCCTGCAGGGCCAGAACCTCTATCAGACGCACGTCTCGATCATCAAGAGCACTCCGATCACCGAGCGCGTGAAGTTCAACTTCGTCACGCAGATCTCCAACCTCTTCAACCACGCGCAGTTCGTCAACCCCAGCGGAAGCATCAGCTCCGCGACCGGCAATCAGTTCACCAGCCAGATTGGAACCTTTGGCGGGTATGAGGTGGCAACGCCGCGGAGCATTACCTTCCAGGGCGCGTTCGTCTTCTAG
- a CDS encoding sugar phosphate isomerase/epimerase produces MMNRRSFLQNAAALTVMSTLPARANTRLPIHMAVEYNMLPTALPVLERFRLARDCGFEQIECPTTPDRAEAESMKAASEKVGLPIHSVMNMDHWKYPFSSSDPAEVEKSLEGARTSIRNAHLWGASTVLLVPGVVNPKTAYKDAYTRSQVAIRKLIPLAEELNVTLALEEVWNKFLLSPLEFARYIDEYNSPRVRAYFDVGNVVLYGYPQDWIRTLGKRIVKLHIKDFSFRHDKASGANVARWVSPGDGDIDWTAVYAALEEIGYRGTATLELSSGDADYLKDMRRRFALILSGEMRSSA; encoded by the coding sequence ATGATGAATCGCCGAAGCTTTCTGCAGAACGCCGCCGCACTGACTGTGATGTCCACCCTGCCTGCTCGAGCCAATACCCGGCTGCCGATTCATATGGCCGTTGAGTACAACATGCTTCCCACGGCCCTGCCGGTTCTGGAGCGTTTTCGACTCGCCAGGGATTGCGGCTTTGAGCAGATCGAATGCCCTACGACACCGGATCGGGCCGAGGCGGAGTCGATGAAGGCCGCTTCGGAGAAGGTCGGCCTGCCGATTCACTCCGTGATGAATATGGATCATTGGAAGTATCCGTTCTCCTCCTCCGATCCTGCGGAGGTGGAGAAGAGCCTGGAGGGAGCGCGCACCTCCATTCGAAATGCGCATCTCTGGGGGGCCTCGACGGTGCTTCTGGTGCCGGGCGTGGTGAATCCCAAGACCGCGTATAAGGATGCGTACACGCGCTCGCAGGTAGCCATTCGCAAGTTGATTCCGCTGGCCGAAGAGCTAAACGTAACACTCGCCCTCGAAGAGGTCTGGAACAAGTTTCTGCTCAGTCCGCTGGAGTTTGCGCGTTACATCGACGAGTACAACTCCCCGCGGGTGCGCGCCTACTTCGATGTAGGCAACGTTGTGCTCTACGGCTATCCGCAGGACTGGATTCGCACTCTGGGCAAGCGGATTGTGAAGCTGCACATCAAGGACTTTTCGTTCCGGCACGATAAGGCCAGCGGCGCCAATGTGGCGCGCTGGGTGTCTCCGGGAGACGGCGACATCGACTGGACTGCCGTCTATGCAGCGTTGGAAGAGATTGGCTATCGTGGGACGGCCACGCTCGAACTCAGCTCGGGTGACGCGGACTACCTGAAGGACATGCGGCGCCGCTTTGCTCTCATTCTGTCTGGCGAGATGCGTTCCTCGGCTTAG